Part of the Candidatus Delongbacteria bacterium genome, CCCGGCGCCAACTCGGTGCTGGTCGCCGCCTCCGACACCTGGAGTGCCATCGATTTCAACTGTTTCACCTACAACCTGAACGGAAGCAACACCGACACCGTGCTTGACGACCTGACCGTCGATCCGGCCGATGGCAACGACATCTTCGCGGCGGGCACCGATCCCACGGCCCTGGCGGTGACCCAGTCCTGGCACTATACTGCCACTCCCACCGAGATGATCGAGTGGAACATGCAGATCTTCACCAATTACACATGGCATACCGGTGCCGGTGTGGCGCCCTCGGGGTCCTACGACCTGCAGAGCGTGGTACTGCACGAACTGGGACACGCCCTGGGTCTGGGGCACTCCGGTACCAGCAGCGCGGTGATGTTCGCCACCCTGCCCGACGGAGTGAACAAGCGCGTGCTGCAGCCCGACGATCTGGACGGCTTCGAGTTCATCTACGACTGCGTGCCCAACGGCAACTGCGAGACCATCGCCTATCATACGGCTCAGGGCGGTGCGACCTTCTACGCCACCTTCCCGATCATCGGTGCCAACACCTTCCGCAAGGTGGCCTATTACATCGATCCCCCGGCCGACGGCACGGTGGAGGCCATGCGTCTGCAGTATTACAACGCCAATGTGGCGCCCGTCGACGGCGGGCCGATTCCGCACAATGGCACCTTGCGGATCACGATCCACGCCGACAACGCGGGGGAACCCGGGGCGATGACCTTCGGACCCTTCGACTACAGCACCAATGGGTTCACGGCCGCGTTCAATTCGTGGGACGAGGTGGACCTGAGCTCGCACGGCATCACATTCAGCGCTCTGGTGCCCTACCACGTGGTCTGGGAGTTCATTCCTGCCACCGAAGGCACCGACAAGCTGGCGCCGCTGGGCACCACCTTCGCCGCCGGTGCGTTCGGAAACCAGATGTACAACGAAGTCGCCGAGGCCTGGAACTGGTGGTTCACCGGACGCGGCGACCTGCTGCAGCAGGTGGATGTGTGCTACACCGAGACACCTCCCGGCAACCTGGTGCTGTCCGAGAGCATCGTGGACCTGGGACGCATCGAGATCGGCAGTGAGCTGTCGACCACCGTGGACGTGCAGAATACCGGCTTCCAGGATCTGACCATCAACAGCATCAGCCTGAGCAATGGTGTGCACTTCAGTGCCAGCATGGCCGGTCTGCCCCTGGTGCTGGCGCCCAATGCCACCAGCTCCTTCACCGTGACCTACAATTCGCCCGTCGCCGTGTTCCGTGACACGACCACTGTCAGCGTCAACTGGGGTGCCAACAGCAGCGAGCTGTTCATTCTGGCCGGCAGCAGCGAATGCAACCTGAGCAACGACTGGGTTGGCCAGCCCGATGAGCAGGACTGGTTCGTTTCCCAGGCGGGCGACACCAACATTCTGGGGGGCAGCTGGTTCCTCTTCGGAGATGCCTTCAATCGCCCGGGCAACTTCCTGGGACACCCCTACACCGCTGAGAATGACACCGCCTTCTCCGAACTGTACACCTTCCTGGACAATGCCGAGTTCGACAACATCAGCTGGCGCTTCGCCCAGACCCAGCAGTTCGCCGAGGACACCCAGGACCACGAACTGCTGGTGTATTCGGTCCAGAACGACACACTGAACTTCCTGACCGGTTTCGACATCAGCGATACCCTTTTCTGGCAGAGCAGCCCCACCTGGTCGCACATCACGGCCTCGCTGGACAGTCTGCCCGATTCGCTGGCCTTCAGTTTCCTCTACGCCGGCACCTTCGCCGACAGCTGGTACATCGACGATGTGGAATTCTGCCGCACCAACGGGCCCTGCTATCCCATCAGCATCGACATCGCCAAGCTGGCCGGCAACAATGTTCAGGTTTCCTGGACCCCCTACGCCACCACGGATGATGTGGTGAACATCTGGGAATCCACGAATGCCTATGACTTCACCGGTGCCACCCTGGTGGCCACCGTGCCGATGGCCAACGGACAGATCTCGCTGCCCGCGGCCTCGCCGAAGAAGTTCTATGTGGCCACCGTGGACTGCCACCCGGCCATGGAAGCCTCTTCCAGCAGCCTGCCGCGCATCGAGCGTCACCCGCTGGGCAAGGACAGGATCCCGATGAGTTCCCTGCGCCGCGTGCCCGTGATCGCACCGGAGCAGGCCAGTCGTCAGGGCCTGCTGCCCCAGGTGGTCGAGGCGCGCGAGATGTCTCGCACCCGCTGAGCGTCGCATGAGTTCGTGACAAGGCCCGCCGGAGCGATCCGGCGGGCCTTTTGTCCGTCAGGCCAGCGCCGATTCAATTCTGGATCACGAAATCCCTGGAACCCTGTGTCTCGTCGGGCGACGCCATGATCGCTTCGCACACCCGTGGGGATGGCGCGGCCACAGACCGCGGGGAATGAGGGAACCACCTGCCTTTCCGGGCGTGTACCAGATCAGAATCCGTCGATCGACACGGCGATGGATCTCTCCGCAGTGGATTCCTGTTTCCGCCGTTGAGCACGCAGAGGCTGGAGCTGCAGCAGGGAAGAGGGTCAGCGCCATTCCACAACAAGGCGGCCACTCCCATGGGAGTGGCCGCCTGTGCTCGGTGAAGGACGAGACTCTCAGCGCACCAGTGTCATCTTGCGAACCAGCCGGATGCCGTCGCTTTCCAGCATGGCCAGGTACATGCCCGAGGCGAGGCTGCCCGCCTGCCATTCCAGCTGATGCTGGCCGGCGGCCATCGGGCCTTCATGCAGCACGGCCACACGCTGACCCTGCAGGTTGTAGACGCTCAGCCGCATCCACGCATCACGGGGCAGGCTGAAGGGCAGCATCGTGCTGGGGTTGAAGGGATTGGGCCAATTGGCATCCAGGGCCCAGTCCTGCGGCAGCACCTCGTCGATGGACGTGCTCAGGATTTCCCAGCTGGTGTCCTGGCCGTCCGGATTGAGGGTGATGCTGCCATCGCTCAACTCCAGATGCAGGATGCCCGGTGCCAGCAACTCGGCCAGGCCTTCGGTGGCACCCAAGCATTCGGTCGTGTCGGCCCCGGCCTGCAGCGTGTCTTCCAGAATCAGCTCACCGTCCAGATACCAGCTCAGTGTCAGCAGGTCACCATCCACGTCCGCCAGGCGCAGACCCAGATCGGTCAGGAAGGACTCCGGATCACTCACGGGATCCAGCGGGGAATTGCAGAAGGCCAGGAAGGGGCTGTCGTTGACGGCCAGCACATTCAGGGCGATTTCCACGGTCAGCGGGTGGTCCATGCCGTCGTCCACACTCAGGAAAAGACTGCCGCTTCCATTCCAGTCGCTGCCCGGAACCAGCTCCAGAGAGTCGGTGAACATTGTGATCGCCATGCCCTCGGTCTCAGTCCAGGCGTCCACGATGAACAGGGTATCCGAGTCACCCGTGTGGAAGCGGCTGGCGATGTCGGCAAGCACGATGCTGGTGTCCTCATTCCACACCAGCGGGGCGAAGGGATTCAGCAGGACCAGCTGGTCGTCCACGGGCACCACCTGCACATCGAAACCGGACCCTTCGAGCACCTGACTGCCGTCGCTGACCGAAAACTGCACCTGGATCATACCGTTGAAATCGGCCGCGGGGACCAAAGTCAGGGTGTTGCCATTCTGGCTCAGCTCACCCGCACTGGAGCTTGCGTCCGTGATGAAGAGGCTGTCGCCGTCGGCATCGGCGAATGCGTCAAGCAGCAGATCCATCGTCAGGGACGAATCTTCGAACATGACCAGATTGGGCAGGCCATCGATCTGCTGCGGTGCGTCGGGTACGGGGCTCACGATCAGGCTCAGGGTCCCGCTTGCCGTGCTGGCCTGGCCATCGCCCACCAGAATCTGCAGTCCGGCCGTGCCGTTCCAGTCGGCCGGGGGAAGGAAGCGGGCACTGGTGCCATCCATCAGCAGGCTGCCCGGTGTGACCTCGGCGTTCAGGAGCTGGAGCTCGTCGTTGTCCACATCCTCCCAGGCCAGCAGCAGGTCGCCCAGATCCAGCGTGTCGTCTTCCGCGATCTGCAGCAGGTCGAAGTTGCCCGTGTACACCGGAGCATCGTTGACAGGCAGAATCGTGATCGAGAAGGCACTCACCACGAGGCTGGCATCGCCATCGCTCACGGTCAATTCCACGGTGGTGCTGCCGTTGACGTTCGCCGTGGGGGTGAACGTCAGCTCGCTTCCGTTCCAATCCAGGCTGCCAAGTTCGGTGCTGGTGTCCTCAAGACCGAGAGCGGATCCCTCGGGATCATTGAAGTGACTCAGCAAGCCCGTGATGCTCAGTGCCGTGTCCTCATTGGTCTGCAGGTCGTCAAATGGAATCAGGAGCTGCGGGGCATCGTTGACGGGAGTGACCGTGAGAGTGAACGACGCATCCACCGCGTAATGGAAGTCCGTGAATCCGAGAGTGATCAAGGTATTGCCGGACCAGTTTGCCGGAGGAGTGACCTGCAGCTGCTGGCCACTGAACTGGAATCCGAAACCGGTGGCGGCTGCCTGGGCACTGAAGATCACGATGGAATCGCCATCGGCGTCCGTGAATCCCGAGCCCAGATCTTCCAGCAGCACGGGAGTGTCTTCCTGGGCCATTCTGGCGCCAATGGGTACCTGCAGGACCGGAGGACGATTCTGGGGGATCGTGGCTTCGTAGGGCATGGCGTTGTCGGCGGAGACCACCAGCATCAGGTCCACGGGCGAACCGGTTGCCGGCAGGGGCAGGATCACGCGACCGTCCTGATCGGTGATGCCCGTGGCCGCCAGTTCCCCATTGATGCTGAGCGCGGCCAGGGCTCCCGGTTCGCCGGGGACCAACACCGTGTATGCACCGTGCTGAGGCGTGTAGGTGCTCTCGTGCTCCACGGTCAGGGTACGCGGCTCGGTGGTGCGCACCTTGACGCTTGGATCACCGAAGATCACGAACCGCTGCATTTCGCTGGGACCGGACCAGGCATAGACTTCGGACATCGAAAGCGCACCATTGATGCAGAGTGCACCGAAGGAGCGGGTTGTGCTGTTGCCGATGAGGTGGTTGAACTCGTCCTGCAATTCCATCGGCGGCGACCAGCCCACCAGTTGGGTGGCGGCGTACATCGCGACGGCACCGGTGGGAGTGCCATTGTTGGAGGCGCGCAGCCAGGTCTCGGCGAAGCAGGTGTTCTCCATGAACTTGCCGTTGTCGCAGGCCACGGACACGACCACGGGCCACTGCCGGGTGTTGACGAGTTGGTTCACGCGTGTCACGGTGAAACCGGGTGCAAGGTCGCCTCCGGCAAGCGGGCTTTGCCAGCGAGAGTAGGTGCCATGGCCCGCGTAATTGACGAGGCTTGCTCCCTGATTCAGTTCATCCAGCAGACCTGAGGTCGTTCCGCCTTCAGGGTCATACACCCTCAGAACTTCCTGATGATCACCCGCAAGCAAGGTGCTGCGGATGTTGTCCATGTGTTCCCAGTCATATTCGTCATCGTCGCCCGTGCCTTCGGCCGAGGCCACTCCAATGGCGCGCCGGTACCAACTGGCACCCGCTTCGGGTGCTTCTTCGTACTGGATCGTGCGGCTGACCATTGTCTGCAACT contains:
- a CDS encoding tandem-95 repeat protein; translation: MKKMMLALAVGWLVAGIPAMAATRHLDLAPGSITGITVLQRSSSVLEVACDVSALELAEVDLNGRTWYKPGITDGAETLQAGMPDLPSLSVAFMAGGAGVLSMTILEEQSQVLENTPVIPSRGNITRNIDPSSVPYTFGESYQRSTGWPEQMLALSSPYTFRDFQGQTLHIQPFRYDAAAQRLEVVTHLRIRLELDSTPSGPMPGSAIDQDFMAIYERRFANAGNLRYNYLPAIGSMIVVCPDEWLQTIAPFVEWKLRSGRPTSVVPLSETGSTPEAIRAWLMNHYGTDPFAYVVLVGDQAQLPSIIAVGGASDANYGFLSGTDTYPEAIVGRFSAETSEQLQTMVSRTIQYEEAPEAGASWYRRAIGVASAEGTGDDDEYDWEHMDNIRSTLLAGDHQEVLRVYDPEGGTTSGLLDELNQGASLVNYAGHGTYSRWQSPLAGGDLAPGFTVTRVNQLVNTRQWPVVVSVACDNGKFMENTCFAETWLRASNNGTPTGAVAMYAATQLVGWSPPMELQDEFNHLIGNSTTRSFGALCINGALSMSEVYAWSGPSEMQRFVIFGDPSVKVRTTEPRTLTVEHESTYTPQHGAYTVLVPGEPGALAALSINGELAATGITDQDGRVILPLPATGSPVDLMLVVSADNAMPYEATIPQNRPPVLQVPIGARMAQEDTPVLLEDLGSGFTDADGDSIVIFSAQAAATGFGFQFSGQQLQVTPPANWSGNTLITLGFTDFHYAVDASFTLTVTPVNDAPQLLIPFDDLQTNEDTALSITGLLSHFNDPEGSALGLEDTSTELGSLDWNGSELTFTPTANVNGSTTVELTVSDGDASLVVSAFSITILPVNDAPVYTGNFDLLQIAEDDTLDLGDLLLAWEDVDNDELQLLNAEVTPGSLLMDGTSARFLPPADWNGTAGLQILVGDGQASTASGTLSLIVSPVPDAPQQIDGLPNLVMFEDSSLTMDLLLDAFADADGDSLFITDASSSAGELSQNGNTLTLVPAADFNGMIQVQFSVSDGSQVLEGSGFDVQVVPVDDQLVLLNPFAPLVWNEDTSIVLADIASRFHTGDSDTLFIVDAWTETEGMAITMFTDSLELVPGSDWNGSGSLFLSVDDGMDHPLTVEIALNVLAVNDSPFLAFCNSPLDPVSDPESFLTDLGLRLADVDGDLLTLSWYLDGELILEDTLQAGADTTECLGATEGLAELLAPGILHLELSDGSITLNPDGQDTSWEILSTSIDEVLPQDWALDANWPNPFNPSTMLPFSLPRDAWMRLSVYNLQGQRVAVLHEGPMAAGQHQLEWQAGSLASGMYLAMLESDGIRLVRKMTLVR